One Bos taurus isolate L1 Dominette 01449 registration number 42190680 breed Hereford chromosome 3, ARS-UCD2.0, whole genome shotgun sequence DNA window includes the following coding sequences:
- the CD244 gene encoding natural killer cell receptor 2B4 isoform X1 yields the protein MLGQVLALTLLLLIKGHQGQGSTDHVVGISGEPVWLRPRSLQTNTYSVKWKIQPYSNSSNCFTWSWSNYSGRIEVRRTLGQNPNCFNKSFNFTSKDFTLLIEAAQPQDSGLYILEVTSHAGNVWKHQFNVSIFESLLLDRVEKPHLVEKWKVLDGGICQVTLSCSVARGGDVSYAWYKGSNLIQIPGNITELVENIDVNASHVYTCNVSNPVSWANHSLQLTQGCQSDHQDFTFLIILVSIVILLVALFLSTLTYICVWRRKRKQSRTSPKVLTIYEDVNNLRTRSNQPLSSGHGEEEENKGAEKTKEAEGDLGAELYLLGKDAALEQKPLGEGNTIYSTIQAQASASTSQDNANTLYSLVQASWKTGSKKTKQSPSFDKTIYEEVGKRPSKAENPARLSRRELENFCIYS from the exons GTTCTACTGATCATGTGGTTGGAATCTCAGGAGAGCCTGTCTGGTTACGCCCCCGCAGCTTACAAACAAATACATACTCTGTTAAATGGAAGATTCAACCATACTCAAATTCAAGTAATTGTTTTACATGGTCTTGGAGCAATTATTCTGGCCGGATCGAAGTAAGGAGAACTTTGGGTCAGAATCCAAACTGTTTCAACAAAAGCTTCAATTTTACAAGCAAAGACTTCACTCTTCTCATCGAGGCAGCTCAGCCACAGGACAGTGGCCTCTACATCCTGGAGGTCACCAGTCACGCTGGGAATGTTTGGAAACACCAGTTCAATGTTTCTATATTTG AATCTCTGCTTCTAGATCGTGTTGAGAAGCCCCATCTGGTGGAGAAGTGGAAGGTCCTGGATGGGGGCATTTGTCAAGTGACTCTGTCCTGCTCAGTCGCCAGAGGTGGTGATGTGAGCTATGCTTGGTATAAAGGGAGTAATCTGATCCAGATACCTGGGAACATCACAGAACTGGTGGAGAACATTGATGTCAATGCTTCACACGTATATACCTGCAATGTCAGTAATCCAGTCAGTTGGGCAAACCACAGCCTCCAACTAACTCAGGGCTGTCAGAGTGACCACCAAG ATTTCACCTTTCTGATCATTTTGGTGAGCATCGTGATTCTCCTCGTGGCACTGTTCCTGAGCACCCTCACCTACATCTGTgtgtggaggaggaagaggaagcagtCAC GGACAAGCCCAAAAGTTCTGACAATCTATGAAGATGTCAACAACCTGCGAACCAGGAGTAATCAA CCTCTTAGCTCTGGCCAtggagaagaagaggaaaataaggGGGCAGAGAAGACAAAGGAAGCAGAAGGGGATCTTGGTGCCGAATTGTACCTACTGGGAAAGGATGCTGCCCTG GAGCAGaaaccccttggagaagggaataccatcTACTCCACGATCCAGGCCCAG gcTTCTGCTTCCACATCACAAGATAATGCAAATACACTGTATTCATTGGTACAGGCTTCCTGGAAG ACTGGATCCAAGAAGACAAAACAAAGCCCATCCTTCGATAAAACTATCTACGAAGAG GTTGGAAAAAGACCTTCCAAAGCTGAGAACCCTGCTCGACTGAGTCGCAGGGAGCTGGAGAACTTCTGCATATATTCCTAG
- the CD244 gene encoding natural killer cell receptor 2B4 isoform X2 translates to MLGQVLALTLLLLIKGHQGQGSTDHVVGISGEPVWLRPRSLQTNTYSVKWKIQPYSNSSNCFTWSWSNYSGRIEVRRTLGQNPNCFNKSFNFTSKDFTLLIEAAQPQDSGLYILEVTSHAGNVWKHQFNVSIFDRVEKPHLVEKWKVLDGGICQVTLSCSVARGGDVSYAWYKGSNLIQIPGNITELVENIDVNASHVYTCNVSNPVSWANHSLQLTQGCQSDHQDFTFLIILVSIVILLVALFLSTLTYICVWRRKRKQSRTSPKVLTIYEDVNNLRTRSNQPLSSGHGEEEENKGAEKTKEAEGDLGAELYLLGKDAALEQKPLGEGNTIYSTIQAQASASTSQDNANTLYSLVQASWKTGSKKTKQSPSFDKTIYEEVGKRPSKAENPARLSRRELENFCIYS, encoded by the exons GTTCTACTGATCATGTGGTTGGAATCTCAGGAGAGCCTGTCTGGTTACGCCCCCGCAGCTTACAAACAAATACATACTCTGTTAAATGGAAGATTCAACCATACTCAAATTCAAGTAATTGTTTTACATGGTCTTGGAGCAATTATTCTGGCCGGATCGAAGTAAGGAGAACTTTGGGTCAGAATCCAAACTGTTTCAACAAAAGCTTCAATTTTACAAGCAAAGACTTCACTCTTCTCATCGAGGCAGCTCAGCCACAGGACAGTGGCCTCTACATCCTGGAGGTCACCAGTCACGCTGGGAATGTTTGGAAACACCAGTTCAATGTTTCTATATTTG ATCGTGTTGAGAAGCCCCATCTGGTGGAGAAGTGGAAGGTCCTGGATGGGGGCATTTGTCAAGTGACTCTGTCCTGCTCAGTCGCCAGAGGTGGTGATGTGAGCTATGCTTGGTATAAAGGGAGTAATCTGATCCAGATACCTGGGAACATCACAGAACTGGTGGAGAACATTGATGTCAATGCTTCACACGTATATACCTGCAATGTCAGTAATCCAGTCAGTTGGGCAAACCACAGCCTCCAACTAACTCAGGGCTGTCAGAGTGACCACCAAG ATTTCACCTTTCTGATCATTTTGGTGAGCATCGTGATTCTCCTCGTGGCACTGTTCCTGAGCACCCTCACCTACATCTGTgtgtggaggaggaagaggaagcagtCAC GGACAAGCCCAAAAGTTCTGACAATCTATGAAGATGTCAACAACCTGCGAACCAGGAGTAATCAA CCTCTTAGCTCTGGCCAtggagaagaagaggaaaataaggGGGCAGAGAAGACAAAGGAAGCAGAAGGGGATCTTGGTGCCGAATTGTACCTACTGGGAAAGGATGCTGCCCTG GAGCAGaaaccccttggagaagggaataccatcTACTCCACGATCCAGGCCCAG gcTTCTGCTTCCACATCACAAGATAATGCAAATACACTGTATTCATTGGTACAGGCTTCCTGGAAG ACTGGATCCAAGAAGACAAAACAAAGCCCATCCTTCGATAAAACTATCTACGAAGAG GTTGGAAAAAGACCTTCCAAAGCTGAGAACCCTGCTCGACTGAGTCGCAGGGAGCTGGAGAACTTCTGCATATATTCCTAG
- the CD244 gene encoding natural killer cell receptor 2B4 precursor yields the protein MLGQVLALTLLLLIKGHQGQGSTDHVVGISGEPVWLRPRSLQTNTYSVKWKIQPYSNSSNCFTWSWSNYSGRIEVRRTLGQNPNCFNKSFNFTSKDFTLLIEAAQPQDSGLYILEVTSHAGNVWKHQFNVSIFESLLLDRVEKPHLVEKWKVLDGGICQVTLSCSVARGGDVSYAWYKGSNLIQIPGNITELVENIDVNASHVYTCNVSNPVSWANHSLQLTQGCQSDHQDFTFLIILVSIVILLVALFLSTLTYICVWRRKRKQSRTSPKVLTIYEDVNNLRTRSNQEQKPLGEGNTIYSTIQAQASASTSQDNANTLYSLVQASWKTGSKKTKQSPSFDKTIYEEVGKRPSKAENPARLSRRELENFCIYS from the exons GTTCTACTGATCATGTGGTTGGAATCTCAGGAGAGCCTGTCTGGTTACGCCCCCGCAGCTTACAAACAAATACATACTCTGTTAAATGGAAGATTCAACCATACTCAAATTCAAGTAATTGTTTTACATGGTCTTGGAGCAATTATTCTGGCCGGATCGAAGTAAGGAGAACTTTGGGTCAGAATCCAAACTGTTTCAACAAAAGCTTCAATTTTACAAGCAAAGACTTCACTCTTCTCATCGAGGCAGCTCAGCCACAGGACAGTGGCCTCTACATCCTGGAGGTCACCAGTCACGCTGGGAATGTTTGGAAACACCAGTTCAATGTTTCTATATTTG AATCTCTGCTTCTAGATCGTGTTGAGAAGCCCCATCTGGTGGAGAAGTGGAAGGTCCTGGATGGGGGCATTTGTCAAGTGACTCTGTCCTGCTCAGTCGCCAGAGGTGGTGATGTGAGCTATGCTTGGTATAAAGGGAGTAATCTGATCCAGATACCTGGGAACATCACAGAACTGGTGGAGAACATTGATGTCAATGCTTCACACGTATATACCTGCAATGTCAGTAATCCAGTCAGTTGGGCAAACCACAGCCTCCAACTAACTCAGGGCTGTCAGAGTGACCACCAAG ATTTCACCTTTCTGATCATTTTGGTGAGCATCGTGATTCTCCTCGTGGCACTGTTCCTGAGCACCCTCACCTACATCTGTgtgtggaggaggaagaggaagcagtCAC GGACAAGCCCAAAAGTTCTGACAATCTATGAAGATGTCAACAACCTGCGAACCAGGAGTAATCAA GAGCAGaaaccccttggagaagggaataccatcTACTCCACGATCCAGGCCCAG gcTTCTGCTTCCACATCACAAGATAATGCAAATACACTGTATTCATTGGTACAGGCTTCCTGGAAG ACTGGATCCAAGAAGACAAAACAAAGCCCATCCTTCGATAAAACTATCTACGAAGAG GTTGGAAAAAGACCTTCCAAAGCTGAGAACCCTGCTCGACTGAGTCGCAGGGAGCTGGAGAACTTCTGCATATATTCCTAG
- the CD244 gene encoding natural killer cell receptor 2B4 isoform X3, producing the protein MLGQVLALTLLLLIKGHQGQGSTDHVVGISGEPVWLRPRSLQTNTYSVKWKIQPYSNSSNCFTWSWSNYSGRIEVRRTLGQNPNCFNKSFNFTSKDFTLLIEAAQPQDSGLYILEVTSHAGNVWKHQFNVSIFDRVEKPHLVEKWKVLDGGICQVTLSCSVARGGDVSYAWYKGSNLIQIPGNITELVENIDVNASHVYTCNVSNPVSWANHSLQLTQGCQSDHQDFTFLIILVSIVILLVALFLSTLTYICVWRRKRKQSRTSPKVLTIYEDVNNLRTRSNQEQKPLGEGNTIYSTIQAQASASTSQDNANTLYSLVQASWKTGSKKTKQSPSFDKTIYEEVGKRPSKAENPARLSRRELENFCIYS; encoded by the exons GTTCTACTGATCATGTGGTTGGAATCTCAGGAGAGCCTGTCTGGTTACGCCCCCGCAGCTTACAAACAAATACATACTCTGTTAAATGGAAGATTCAACCATACTCAAATTCAAGTAATTGTTTTACATGGTCTTGGAGCAATTATTCTGGCCGGATCGAAGTAAGGAGAACTTTGGGTCAGAATCCAAACTGTTTCAACAAAAGCTTCAATTTTACAAGCAAAGACTTCACTCTTCTCATCGAGGCAGCTCAGCCACAGGACAGTGGCCTCTACATCCTGGAGGTCACCAGTCACGCTGGGAATGTTTGGAAACACCAGTTCAATGTTTCTATATTTG ATCGTGTTGAGAAGCCCCATCTGGTGGAGAAGTGGAAGGTCCTGGATGGGGGCATTTGTCAAGTGACTCTGTCCTGCTCAGTCGCCAGAGGTGGTGATGTGAGCTATGCTTGGTATAAAGGGAGTAATCTGATCCAGATACCTGGGAACATCACAGAACTGGTGGAGAACATTGATGTCAATGCTTCACACGTATATACCTGCAATGTCAGTAATCCAGTCAGTTGGGCAAACCACAGCCTCCAACTAACTCAGGGCTGTCAGAGTGACCACCAAG ATTTCACCTTTCTGATCATTTTGGTGAGCATCGTGATTCTCCTCGTGGCACTGTTCCTGAGCACCCTCACCTACATCTGTgtgtggaggaggaagaggaagcagtCAC GGACAAGCCCAAAAGTTCTGACAATCTATGAAGATGTCAACAACCTGCGAACCAGGAGTAATCAA GAGCAGaaaccccttggagaagggaataccatcTACTCCACGATCCAGGCCCAG gcTTCTGCTTCCACATCACAAGATAATGCAAATACACTGTATTCATTGGTACAGGCTTCCTGGAAG ACTGGATCCAAGAAGACAAAACAAAGCCCATCCTTCGATAAAACTATCTACGAAGAG GTTGGAAAAAGACCTTCCAAAGCTGAGAACCCTGCTCGACTGAGTCGCAGGGAGCTGGAGAACTTCTGCATATATTCCTAG